The Amycolatopsis sp. DG1A-15b genome contains the following window.
GGCCTCTGGTGGGAGCGGACCCCGGGCGCGGACTGGGACGCGCTGGTCGGCAGCCTCGCCGAGGGCGCGACCAAGCACCGGCCGGGCGCGCGCTTCCACTACTCGAACGTCGGCTACGGCGTCCTCGGCGAGCTCCTCTCCCGCCACCGCGGCAAGGGCTGGCTCTCCGTGCTCGACGAAGAGGTCCTCGGCCCGCTCGGGATGACCCGCACCACCCCGCACCCGGTCGGCGCGCACGCCGAGGGCTTCGCCGTGCACCCCTTCGCCGACGTGCTGCTGCCGGAGCCGAGCCCGGACGCCGGCGCGATGGCCCCCGCCGGGCAGCTGTGGTCGACGGCGCGGGACCTCGGCCGCTGGACGGCGTTCCTCGGCGGCGAAACCGGCGGTGTGCTCGCGCCGGAAACGGTCGCCGAGATGCGGACCATGGTCACCGTCGACGACACCGACGTCTGGACGATCGGGTTCGGCCTCGGCCTGATGCTCGTGCGCTACCAGGGCCGCCGGTTCGCCGGCCACACCGGCTCGATGCCCGGGTTCCTGGCCGTGACGCTGGTCGACCCGGCCGCGCGGACCGGCGCGCTCGTGCTCGCCAACTCGACGTCCGGCGTCGGCATCACCCAGCTCTGCCTGGACCTCATCACGATGACCGACGAGCTGGAGCCGCGGCTGCCCGCCGAGTGGCTGCCGTCGCCCGCCGACCCCGAGCTGCTCGCGCTGACCGGGCTCTGGCACTGGGGGCCGACGCCCTACCACCTGCGCGTCCAGGCCGACGGGCTGCTGCTGCTCGCGCCGGTCGAAGGCGCCGGGCGCAGCTCGCGCT
Protein-coding sequences here:
- a CDS encoding serine hydrolase domain-containing protein → MLASTEFALLRRIAHEQATCRAPSLVAAVVRDGEIVWSGGRGRVGGETPGTDTQYRLGSITKTLVATAVMRLRDEGLLDLNDPLEKHVPGTPFGAATVAQLLSHTSGLTSESPGLWWERTPGADWDALVGSLAEGATKHRPGARFHYSNVGYGVLGELLSRHRGKGWLSVLDEEVLGPLGMTRTTPHPVGAHAEGFAVHPFADVLLPEPSPDAGAMAPAGQLWSTARDLGRWTAFLGGETGGVLAPETVAEMRTMVTVDDTDVWTIGFGLGLMLVRYQGRRFAGHTGSMPGFLAVTLVDPAARTGALVLANSTSGVGITQLCLDLITMTDELEPRLPAEWLPSPADPELLALTGLWHWGPTPYHLRVQADGLLLLAPVEGAGRSSRFRATGKDTYVGLDGYYAGETLEVGRDAGGVATHLDLATFVFTRTPYDPAAPVPGGVEDWR